Genomic DNA from Lycium ferocissimum isolate CSIRO_LF1 unplaced genomic scaffold, AGI_CSIRO_Lferr_CH_V1 ctg20738, whole genome shotgun sequence:
GCGATCAAAAGCGCAAATCTTCGATCACATGGCTCGAGGTTAGTGAATCAAAGTTATTGGGACCCGATTTGGTCCAGCAAGtagtagaaaaggtcaagcttatcaATGAAAGGTCATTAGTagctcaaagtcgccagaaGTCGTATGCAGATATTAGGCTGCGAGACCTGGAGTTCTAGATTgacgattgggtgttcttgaaggtattGCCAAGATTCGAGAAGAAATGAAAGCTTAACCCAAGATACATCGGGTTTTACAGGATTGTTCACAGGATAGGAGAAGTGGCCTATGAGCTAGATCTATCCCCAGATTTAGAGTCAGAACATCCGATCTTTCATGTATCCATACTTCGGAAGTGCATTGGAGACCCTTCCCCGGTGGTACTAGTAGATGACCTTCAGATCACAGAAGACTTATCTTATGAGGAGATCCCAGTTGCTATTCTAGA
This window encodes:
- the LOC132043071 gene encoding uncharacterized protein LOC132043071, giving the protein MAPYEALCDQKRKSSITWLEVSESKLLGPDLVQQVVEKVKLINERSLVAQSRQKSIVHRIGEVAYELDLSPDLESEHPIFHVSILRKCIGDPSPVVLVDDLQITEDLSYEEIPVAILDHQVCRLRTNNMASVKVLWRNKNVEEMTWEVEEDMRS